Proteins encoded within one genomic window of [Enterobacter] lignolyticus SCF1:
- the rffC gene encoding dTDP-4-amino-4,6-dideoxy-D-galactose acyltransferase has translation MHIHATIEPLSWENQFFAINSSILRFAEHAPAVTPEALAPWGRVQAKIAASQVALLDALQHLGFQLVEGEADLALPVRERGDTRAEVATERDIPRLRELAARAFALSRFRAPWYADDASGRFYAQWIENAVRGTFDNECLVFRDATGDIAAFVSMRQLASGEARIGLLAGRGAGEALMNAATGWAHRRGLSTLRVATQMGNTAALKRYIQSGANIVSTAYWLYR, from the coding sequence ATGCATATTCACGCAACGATTGAACCACTGAGCTGGGAAAACCAGTTCTTTGCGATTAACAGCAGCATCCTGCGTTTCGCCGAGCATGCCCCGGCGGTAACACCCGAGGCGCTGGCGCCCTGGGGCCGGGTGCAGGCCAAAATCGCCGCCTCGCAGGTGGCGCTGCTTGATGCGCTCCAGCATCTCGGGTTTCAGCTGGTCGAGGGGGAAGCCGATCTGGCTTTGCCGGTCAGGGAGCGCGGCGACACGCGGGCGGAGGTGGCGACGGAGCGGGATATTCCGCGGCTGCGCGAGCTTGCCGCCCGGGCCTTTGCGCTAAGCCGTTTTCGCGCGCCATGGTATGCCGATGACGCCAGCGGGCGTTTCTACGCACAGTGGATTGAAAATGCGGTACGCGGCACCTTTGATAATGAGTGCCTGGTGTTTCGCGATGCGACGGGCGATATCGCCGCTTTTGTGTCGATGCGGCAGCTGGCGTCCGGCGAGGCGCGTATCGGTCTGCTGGCCGGGCGCGGCGCGGGCGAAGCGCTGATGAATGCGGCGACGGGCTGGGCGCACCGGCGAGGGCTTTCGACGCTGCGCGTGGCGACCCAGATGGGCAACACCGCGGCGCTTAAACGTTACATTCAAAGCGGGGCGAATATCGTCAGCACCGCTTACTGGCTATACAGGTGA
- the wecC gene encoding UDP-N-acetyl-D-mannosamine dehydrogenase, which produces MSFSTISVIGLGYIGLPTAVAFASRHKQVVGVDINQHAVDTINRGEIHIVEPELDKAVKAAVTGGYLTASTTPVEADAWLIAVPTPFKGNHEPDMVYVEAAAKSIAPVLKKGALVILESTSPVGATEQMAQWLAEIRPDLTFPQQAGEQADVNIAYCPERVLPGQVMVELIKNDRVIGGMTPACSARASELYNIFLEGECVITNARTAEMCKLTENSFRDVNIAFANELSLICADQGINVWELIRLANRHPRVNILQPGPGVGGHCIAVDPWFIVAQNPEQAQLIRTAREVNDHKPHWVINQVKSAVADSLTASGKRASELTIACFGLSFKPNIDDLRESPAMEIAEQIARWHSGTTQVVEPNVHRLPAKLEGLCAFVSLEEALRSADVLVMLVDHKEFKAVSGSRVEQAFIVDTKGVWR; this is translated from the coding sequence ATGAGTTTTTCGACCATCTCTGTGATTGGCCTGGGCTACATCGGGCTGCCAACCGCGGTAGCGTTCGCATCACGGCATAAACAGGTGGTGGGTGTAGATATCAATCAGCACGCGGTAGACACCATTAACCGTGGTGAAATCCATATTGTTGAACCGGAGCTTGATAAGGCGGTGAAAGCCGCGGTGACCGGCGGGTATTTGACCGCCAGCACCACGCCGGTTGAAGCGGATGCATGGCTGATTGCCGTACCGACGCCGTTTAAGGGCAATCACGAACCGGATATGGTTTACGTTGAAGCTGCCGCAAAATCGATAGCGCCGGTACTGAAAAAGGGCGCGCTGGTGATCCTCGAATCCACGTCGCCGGTTGGCGCAACGGAGCAGATGGCGCAATGGCTGGCGGAAATCCGTCCGGACCTGACGTTCCCGCAGCAGGCAGGGGAGCAGGCCGATGTGAATATCGCCTACTGCCCGGAGCGCGTTCTGCCGGGTCAGGTGATGGTCGAACTCATTAAGAACGATCGGGTCATTGGCGGCATGACGCCCGCCTGCTCGGCGCGTGCCAGCGAGCTGTATAACATTTTTCTGGAAGGCGAATGCGTTATCACCAACGCGCGTACGGCGGAAATGTGCAAGCTCACGGAAAACAGCTTTCGCGACGTCAATATCGCGTTTGCCAATGAGCTGTCGCTGATTTGCGCCGATCAGGGCATTAACGTGTGGGAGCTGATTCGCCTCGCCAACCGCCACCCGCGCGTCAACATTCTGCAGCCAGGCCCGGGCGTCGGCGGCCACTGCATCGCGGTCGACCCGTGGTTTATCGTGGCGCAAAACCCTGAGCAGGCGCAGCTGATTCGCACCGCGCGCGAGGTGAACGATCATAAGCCGCACTGGGTGATTAACCAGGTGAAATCCGCCGTGGCGGACAGCCTGACGGCCAGCGGCAAGCGGGCCAGCGAGCTGACCATCGCCTGCTTCGGCCTGTCCTTTAAGCCTAACATTGACGATTTACGCGAAAGCCCGGCGATGGAAATTGCCGAGCAGATTGCGCGCTGGCACAGCGGGACGACTCAGGTGGTCGAACCTAACGTTCACCGCCTGCCGGCAAAACTGGAGGGGCTGTGCGCGTTCGTTTCTCTAGAAGAAGCGCTGCGCTCAGCCGATGTGCTGGTCATGCTGGTGGACCATAAAGAGTTTAAGGCCGTCAGCGGAAGCCGCGTAGAGCAGGCGTTCATTGTCGATACCAAGGGAGTATGGCGTTGA
- the wecB gene encoding non-hydrolyzing UDP-N-acetylglucosamine 2-epimerase: MKVLTVFGTRPEAIKMAPLVHALAKDPHFEAKVCVTAQHREMLDQVLKLFAIVPDYDLNIMSPGQGLTEITCKILQGLKPVLESFQPDVVLVHGDTTTTMAASLAAFYQRIPVGHVEAGLRTGNLYSPWPEEANRTLTGHLAAWHFAPTTTSRDNLLRENIPEQRIVVTGNTVIDALFWVRDSVLSEASQRAEMAVRYPFLNNGKKTILVTGHRRESFGSGFEHICQALATLATTHPDVQVVYPVHLNPNVSEPVNRILGHVDNVILIEPQDYLPFVWLMNHAWLILTDSGGIQEEAPSLGKPVLVMRETTERPEAIDAGTVRLVGTDTQRIVDEVTRLLRDDKEYQAMSRAHNPYGDGLACARILSALKNNQVTL; encoded by the coding sequence GTGAAAGTACTTACCGTATTTGGCACTCGGCCAGAGGCCATCAAAATGGCGCCTCTGGTTCATGCGTTAGCAAAGGATCCTCACTTTGAGGCAAAAGTATGCGTAACCGCGCAGCATCGGGAGATGCTCGATCAGGTGTTGAAGCTGTTTGCCATTGTGCCGGACTATGATCTCAACATCATGAGCCCAGGCCAGGGGCTGACGGAAATTACCTGCAAGATCCTGCAGGGGCTTAAACCGGTGCTGGAGTCCTTCCAGCCGGACGTTGTTCTGGTTCATGGCGATACCACCACGACCATGGCGGCAAGCCTGGCGGCGTTTTATCAGCGTATTCCGGTCGGCCACGTTGAGGCGGGTTTACGTACCGGCAACCTCTACTCGCCCTGGCCGGAAGAGGCTAACCGTACGCTCACGGGGCACCTGGCGGCGTGGCACTTTGCGCCGACGACCACCTCGCGTGACAACCTGCTGCGGGAAAACATCCCGGAACAGCGGATTGTGGTCACCGGCAATACGGTCATCGACGCGCTGTTCTGGGTGCGCGACAGCGTGCTGAGCGAGGCATCGCAGCGTGCAGAGATGGCGGTGCGCTATCCGTTTCTCAATAACGGTAAAAAGACGATTCTGGTCACCGGCCACCGTCGGGAAAGTTTCGGCAGCGGCTTTGAGCATATTTGCCAGGCGCTGGCGACGCTCGCCACGACCCATCCTGATGTACAGGTCGTCTACCCGGTGCATCTCAACCCGAACGTCAGCGAACCGGTGAACCGTATTCTGGGCCATGTGGATAACGTGATTCTGATTGAGCCGCAGGACTATCTGCCGTTTGTCTGGCTGATGAACCACGCCTGGCTTATCCTCACCGACTCCGGCGGCATCCAGGAAGAGGCGCCGTCGCTCGGCAAGCCGGTTCTGGTGATGCGCGAGACCACCGAGCGTCCGGAGGCCATCGATGCCGGGACGGTACGGCTGGTGGGTACCGATACGCAACGCATTGTTGACGAAGTAACGCGTTTACTTCGCGACGACAAGGAATACCAGGCGATGAGCCGCGCCCATAACCCTTATGGCGACGGACTGGCCTGCGCACGCATTTTGTCAGCACTTAAAAATAATCAGGTAACGTTATGA
- the wzzE gene encoding ECA polysaccharide chain length modulation protein, translated as MTQPLPDAHSANAENELDIRGLFRTLWAGKRWIVGMALLFALVVLVYTFFARQEWSATAITDRPTVNMLGGYYSQQQFIRNLDNKINQAAAEPPTVMDEAYKEFIMQLASWDTRRDFWLQTDYYKQRMSGNARADAALLDELISDILYTPGDAAKSVSDSVKLVAETAPDANNLLRQYVAFASQRAAGHLNEELKGAWAARTTQLKAQVKRQEAVAQAIFNRRVHSVEEALKVAQQHNLSRSATDVPAEELPDSELFLLGRPMLQARLENLQAVGPAFDLDYDQNRAMLTTLNVGPTLDPRFQTYRYLRTPEEPVKRDSPRRTFLMVMWGIVGGLIGAGVALARRREY; from the coding sequence ATGACTCAACCATTACCGGATGCACACTCAGCAAACGCTGAAAATGAGCTGGATATTCGCGGTCTGTTTCGTACGTTATGGGCGGGAAAACGCTGGATAGTGGGGATGGCGCTGCTGTTTGCGCTGGTGGTGCTCGTCTATACCTTTTTCGCCCGCCAGGAGTGGAGCGCGACGGCAATTACCGACCGTCCGACGGTCAACATGCTAGGGGGATATTATTCCCAGCAGCAGTTCATCCGTAATCTGGATAACAAAATTAACCAGGCCGCCGCCGAGCCGCCAACGGTGATGGACGAGGCCTACAAGGAGTTCATCATGCAGCTGGCGTCATGGGATACCCGCCGCGACTTCTGGCTGCAAACGGATTACTACAAGCAGCGTATGTCGGGAAATGCAAGAGCGGATGCGGCGCTGCTGGATGAGCTGATAAGCGATATTCTGTACACCCCAGGCGATGCGGCGAAAAGCGTCAGCGACAGCGTGAAGCTGGTGGCGGAGACCGCGCCGGATGCGAATAACCTGCTGCGTCAATACGTGGCGTTCGCCAGCCAGCGCGCTGCGGGCCATCTTAACGAAGAGCTGAAGGGCGCATGGGCGGCGCGCACGACCCAGCTGAAGGCACAGGTGAAACGCCAGGAGGCGGTAGCGCAGGCGATTTTTAACCGTCGGGTGCACAGCGTTGAGGAAGCGCTGAAGGTCGCGCAGCAGCACAATCTGTCGCGCAGCGCGACCGATGTGCCCGCCGAAGAGTTACCGGATTCTGAGCTTTTCCTGTTAGGGCGGCCTATGCTACAGGCGCGGCTGGAAAATCTGCAGGCAGTAGGGCCGGCGTTTGACCTCGATTACGATCAAAACCGCGCCATGCTGACGACGCTGAACGTGGGGCCGACGCTGGACCCGCGTTTTCAGACCTATCGCTATTTGCGTACCCCTGAGGAACCTGTAAAACGCGACAGCCCTCGCCGTACGTTCCTGATGGTGATGTGGGGCATTGTGGGTGGGCTCATTGGCGCCGGCGTCGCGTTGGCACGTCGCCGTGAGTACTAG
- the wecA gene encoding UDP-N-acetylglucosamine--undecaprenyl-phosphate N-acetylglucosaminephosphotransferase: MNLLTAGADLISIFLFTTLFLFFARKAAKKVGLVDKPNYRKRHQGMIPLVGGISVYAGICFTFGIIDHYIPHAALYLSCAGVLVLVGALDDRYDISVKIRAAVQAVVGIVMMVVGKLYLSSLGYIFGSWELVLGPFGYFLTLFAVWAAINAFNMVDGIDGLLGGLSCVSFAAMGIILWFDGQSNLAMWCFAMIAAIVPYIMLNLGVLGRRYKVFMGDAGSTLIGFTVIWILMETTQGVTHPISPVTALWIIAIPLMDMVAIMFRRLRKGMSPFSPDRQHIHHLIMRAGFTSRQAFVLITLAAALLAGIGVAGEYTHVIPEWVMLILFFFAFFLYGYCIKRAWKVARFIKRLKRRIRRNSGKTPKLTK; encoded by the coding sequence GTGAATTTACTGACAGCGGGTGCTGATCTGATCAGTATTTTTCTATTCACAACCTTATTCCTTTTTTTTGCACGTAAAGCGGCTAAAAAGGTGGGTTTAGTGGATAAACCCAACTACCGTAAACGCCATCAGGGGATGATTCCGCTGGTGGGAGGGATCTCCGTTTACGCCGGGATATGCTTCACCTTCGGTATTATCGATCACTACATCCCTCACGCCGCGCTGTATCTCTCCTGCGCCGGCGTCCTGGTGCTGGTCGGGGCGCTCGACGATCGCTACGATATCAGCGTGAAAATTCGCGCCGCCGTTCAGGCGGTCGTCGGTATCGTGATGATGGTCGTCGGCAAACTGTACCTCAGCAGCCTCGGCTATATTTTCGGCTCGTGGGAGCTGGTTCTGGGGCCGTTTGGCTATTTCCTGACGCTGTTCGCCGTGTGGGCCGCGATTAACGCGTTCAACATGGTCGACGGCATTGATGGCCTGCTGGGCGGGCTCTCCTGCGTCTCATTCGCCGCCATGGGGATCATCCTGTGGTTCGACGGTCAGAGCAATCTCGCGATGTGGTGTTTTGCCATGATCGCCGCCATCGTTCCCTATATTATGCTTAATCTCGGCGTGCTTGGCCGTCGCTATAAGGTGTTTATGGGCGATGCCGGCAGTACGCTTATTGGCTTTACGGTCATCTGGATCCTGATGGAAACCACCCAGGGCGTAACGCACCCGATAAGCCCGGTCACCGCGCTGTGGATCATCGCGATTCCGCTGATGGACATGGTGGCGATTATGTTCCGCCGTCTGCGCAAAGGCATGAGCCCCTTCTCGCCGGACCGCCAGCACATTCATCATCTGATCATGCGCGCCGGGTTTACTTCCCGCCAGGCGTTTGTGCTGATTACGCTGGCGGCTGCGCTGCTGGCGGGAATTGGCGTGGCCGGTGAATATACGCACGTTATTCCTGAATGGGTCATGCTGATCCTGTTTTTCTTTGCCTTTTTCCTGTACGGATACTGCATTAAACGCGCATGGAAAGTGGCGCGGTTTATCAAACGCCTGAAGCGCAGAATTCGCCGAAACAGCGGTAAGACGCCAAAATTAACCAAGTAA
- the rho gene encoding transcription termination factor Rho, whose protein sequence is MNLTELKNTPVSELITLGENMGLENLARMRKQDIIFAILKQHAKSGEDIFGDGVLEILQDGFGFLRSADSSYLAGPDDIYVSPSQIRRFNLRTGDTISGKIRPPKEGERYFALLKVNEVNYDKPENARNKILFENLTPLHANSRLRMERGNGSTEDLTARVLDLASPIGRGQRGLIVAPPKAGKTMLLQNIAQSIAYNHPDCVLMVLLIDERPEEVTEMQRLVKGEVVASTFDEPASRHVQVAEMVIEKAKRLVEHKKDVIILLDSITRLARAYNTVVPASGKVLTGGVDANALHRPKRFFGAARNVEEGGSLTIIATALIDTGSKMDEVIYEEFKGTGNMELHLSRKIAEKRVFPAIDYNRSGTRKEELLTTQEELQKMWILRKIIHPMGEIDAMEFLINKLAMTKTNDDFFDMMKRS, encoded by the coding sequence ATGAATCTTACCGAATTAAAGAATACGCCGGTTTCTGAGCTGATCACTCTCGGCGAAAATATGGGGCTAGAAAACCTGGCCCGTATGCGCAAACAGGACATTATTTTTGCCATCCTGAAGCAGCACGCGAAGAGTGGCGAAGATATCTTTGGCGATGGTGTGCTGGAGATTCTGCAGGATGGATTTGGTTTCCTCCGCTCCGCAGACAGCTCCTACCTCGCCGGCCCTGACGACATCTACGTATCCCCCAGCCAAATCCGCCGTTTCAACCTCCGCACTGGTGACACCATTTCAGGTAAGATTCGTCCGCCGAAAGAGGGTGAACGCTACTTTGCGCTGTTGAAAGTTAACGAGGTTAACTACGACAAACCGGAAAACGCGCGTAACAAGATCCTGTTCGAGAACTTAACGCCGCTGCACGCGAATTCTCGTCTGCGTATGGAGCGTGGCAACGGGTCGACCGAAGATTTGACCGCGCGCGTTCTGGATCTGGCATCGCCAATCGGCCGCGGCCAGCGTGGCCTGATCGTCGCGCCGCCGAAAGCCGGTAAAACCATGCTGCTGCAGAACATCGCGCAGAGCATCGCTTACAACCATCCGGACTGCGTGCTGATGGTGCTGCTGATCGACGAACGTCCGGAAGAAGTTACCGAGATGCAGCGTCTGGTCAAAGGCGAAGTGGTTGCTTCTACCTTCGACGAACCGGCATCCCGTCACGTTCAGGTCGCGGAAATGGTTATCGAGAAGGCGAAGCGTCTGGTTGAGCACAAGAAAGACGTTATCATTCTGCTCGACTCCATCACCCGTCTGGCGCGCGCTTACAACACCGTGGTGCCGGCTTCCGGTAAAGTTCTGACCGGTGGTGTGGACGCCAACGCCCTGCATCGTCCGAAGCGTTTCTTCGGTGCGGCGCGTAACGTCGAAGAGGGCGGCAGCCTGACCATCATCGCAACGGCGCTTATCGATACCGGTTCCAAAATGGACGAAGTTATCTACGAAGAATTTAAAGGTACAGGCAACATGGAGCTGCACCTGTCTCGTAAGATTGCTGAAAAACGCGTCTTCCCGGCTATCGACTACAACCGTTCCGGCACCCGTAAAGAAGAGCTGCTCACCACTCAGGAAGAGCTGCAGAAAATGTGGATCCTGCGCAAAATCATCCATCCGATGGGTGAAATCGATGCGATGGAGTTCCTCATTAACAAACTGGCGATGACCAAAACCAACGACGACTTCTTCGATATGATGAAACGTTCGTAA
- the trxA gene encoding thioredoxin TrxA, with protein sequence MSDKIIHLTDDSFDTDVLKADGLTLVDFWAEWCGPCKMIAPILDEIAEEFDGKLTVAKLNIDQNPGTAPKYGIRGIPTLLLFKQGEVVATKVGALSKGQLKEFLEANLA encoded by the coding sequence ATGAGCGATAAAATTATTCACCTGACTGACGACAGTTTTGACACGGACGTACTCAAGGCTGACGGGCTGACCCTCGTCGATTTCTGGGCAGAGTGGTGCGGTCCGTGCAAAATGATCGCCCCGATTCTGGATGAAATCGCCGAAGAGTTCGACGGTAAACTGACCGTGGCCAAACTGAACATCGACCAGAACCCGGGTACCGCGCCGAAATACGGCATCCGCGGCATTCCAACCCTGCTGCTGTTCAAACAGGGCGAAGTCGTCGCGACCAAAGTGGGCGCGCTGTCCAAAGGTCAGCTGAAAGAGTTCCTGGAAGCTAACCTCGCCTGA
- the rhlB gene encoding ATP-dependent RNA helicase RhlB yields MSKTHLTEQKFSDFALHPTVIEALEKKGFHNCTPIQALALPLTLAGRDVAGQAQTGTGKTMAFLTSTFHYLLSHPAMENRQVNQPRALIMAPTRELAVQIHADAEPLASASGLKLGLAYGGDGYDKQLKVLENGVDILIGTTGRLIDYARQNHINLGAIQVVVLDEADRMYDLGFIKDIRWLFRRMPPANQRLNMLFSATLSYRVRELAFEQMNNAEYVEVEPEQKTGHRIKEELFYPSNDEKMRLLQTLLEEEWPDRAIIFANTKHRCEDIWGHLAADGHRVGLLTGDVAQKKRLRILEEFTRGDLDILVATDVAARGLHIPAVTHVFNYDLPDDCEDYVHRIGRTGRAGASGHSVSLACEEYALNLPAIETYIGHSIPVSKYNPDALMTDLPKPFRLTRTRPGNGPRRTGAPRNRRRSG; encoded by the coding sequence ATGAGCAAAACACATTTAACAGAACAGAAGTTTTCCGACTTCGCCCTGCACCCAACGGTGATTGAAGCCCTTGAAAAGAAAGGCTTTCATAATTGCACGCCCATTCAGGCATTGGCTCTGCCGCTGACGCTGGCAGGCCGTGACGTTGCGGGTCAGGCGCAAACCGGTACTGGCAAAACGATGGCGTTCCTGACGTCAACGTTTCATTATCTCCTCTCTCATCCGGCGATGGAAAATCGCCAGGTGAACCAACCGCGCGCGCTGATCATGGCGCCAACCCGCGAGCTGGCGGTGCAGATCCACGCGGATGCTGAACCCCTGGCAAGCGCCAGCGGCCTGAAGCTGGGCCTCGCCTACGGCGGCGACGGCTACGATAAGCAGCTGAAAGTGCTGGAAAACGGTGTCGATATTTTGATCGGCACAACCGGTCGTCTCATTGATTACGCCAGACAAAACCATATTAACCTGGGCGCGATTCAGGTCGTGGTGCTGGACGAAGCCGATCGCATGTACGATCTCGGCTTTATCAAAGATATTCGCTGGCTGTTCCGCCGCATGCCGCCGGCCAATCAGCGCCTGAACATGCTGTTTTCCGCTACGCTCTCCTACCGCGTACGCGAACTGGCGTTCGAGCAGATGAACAACGCCGAGTACGTCGAAGTGGAACCGGAACAGAAAACCGGCCACCGCATTAAAGAAGAGCTTTTCTATCCGTCTAACGACGAGAAAATGCGCCTGCTGCAAACGCTGCTGGAGGAAGAGTGGCCGGATCGCGCCATTATCTTCGCTAACACCAAGCACCGCTGCGAAGATATCTGGGGCCATCTGGCTGCGGACGGCCACCGCGTCGGCCTGCTGACCGGCGACGTGGCGCAGAAAAAACGCCTGCGCATTCTGGAGGAGTTCACCCGTGGCGATCTTGATATCCTCGTCGCCACCGACGTCGCCGCTCGCGGCCTGCATATTCCGGCCGTGACCCACGTCTTTAACTACGACCTGCCGGACGACTGCGAAGATTACGTTCACCGCATCGGCCGTACCGGACGCGCTGGCGCCAGCGGCCACTCTGTCAGCCTCGCCTGTGAAGAGTACGCGCTGAACCTGCCGGCTATCGAGACCTATATCGGCCACTCGATTCCGGTAAGCAAGTACAATCCGGACGCGCTGATGACGGATCTGCCGAAGCCGTTCCGCCTGACGCGTACGCGCCCGGGTAATGGTCCGCGCCGCACCGGCGCGCCGCGTAACCGTCGTCGTTCGGGTTAA
- the gppA gene encoding guanosine-5'-triphosphate,3'-diphosphate diphosphatase, with protein sequence MLSTASSLYAAIDLGSNSFHMLVVREVAGSIQTLTRIKRKVRLAAGLSRDNVLAPEAMERGWQCLRLFAERLQDIPQAQIRVVATATLRLAVNAQAFIAKAQEILGCPVQVISGEEEARLIYQGVAHTTGGDDRRLVVDIGGASTELVTGTGAQTTSLFSLSMGCVTWLERYFSDRNLEQTHFDTAEQAARDVLRPVADELRRHGWKVCVGASGTVQALQEIMMAQGMDERITLAKLQQLKQRAIQCGRLEELEIQGLTLERALVFPSGLAILIAIFTELNIQCMTLAGGALREGLVYGMLHLAVDQDIRRRTLRNIQRRFMVDTEQAQRVAQLASHFADQVGEQWELEPLSRELLLSACHLHEIGLSVDFKYAPQHAAYLVKNLDLPGFTPAQKKLLATLVLNQTNTIDLPSLHQQNAVPPRVAEHLCRLLRLAILFASRRRDDLLPEVSLSARGETLTMQLPQGWLEEHPLGTEMVEQESQWQSYVHWPLDIAAPSA encoded by the coding sequence ATGCTCAGCACCGCCTCTTCGCTTTATGCAGCTATCGATCTCGGTTCCAATAGTTTTCATATGCTGGTTGTGCGCGAAGTGGCGGGGAGCATTCAGACCCTCACCAGAATTAAGCGCAAAGTGCGCCTGGCCGCCGGGTTATCTCGCGATAACGTACTGGCGCCGGAAGCGATGGAGCGCGGCTGGCAGTGCCTGCGCCTGTTTGCCGAACGTCTGCAGGACATCCCCCAGGCGCAAATTCGCGTCGTAGCGACCGCCACCTTGCGCCTTGCCGTCAACGCCCAGGCGTTCATCGCGAAAGCGCAGGAGATTCTGGGCTGTCCGGTACAGGTTATCAGCGGCGAAGAAGAAGCGCGGCTGATTTACCAGGGCGTGGCGCATACCACGGGCGGCGACGATCGTCGTCTGGTGGTGGATATCGGCGGCGCCAGCACCGAGCTGGTCACCGGCACCGGCGCGCAAACCACGTCGCTGTTCAGCCTGTCGATGGGCTGCGTCACCTGGCTTGAACGCTACTTCTCCGATCGCAATCTTGAGCAAACGCATTTCGATACCGCCGAACAGGCGGCGCGCGATGTGCTGCGCCCGGTCGCCGACGAGCTTCGTCGCCATGGCTGGAAGGTTTGCGTCGGCGCATCCGGCACCGTACAGGCGCTACAGGAAATTATGATGGCGCAGGGCATGGACGAGCGGATCACCCTCGCCAAGCTGCAGCAGCTTAAGCAGCGCGCCATCCAGTGCGGACGCCTCGAAGAGCTCGAAATTCAGGGACTGACGCTTGAACGCGCGCTGGTTTTCCCCAGCGGGCTGGCGATTCTTATCGCCATCTTCACCGAACTCAACATCCAGTGCATGACCCTCGCGGGCGGCGCGCTGCGGGAAGGTCTGGTCTACGGCATGCTGCATCTGGCGGTCGATCAGGATATCCGCCGCCGTACGCTGCGCAATATTCAGCGACGCTTTATGGTGGATACCGAGCAGGCGCAGCGCGTTGCGCAGCTGGCGTCGCATTTCGCCGATCAGGTGGGCGAGCAGTGGGAGCTGGAGCCGCTAAGCCGCGAGCTGCTGCTCAGCGCCTGCCATCTGCATGAAATCGGCCTTAGCGTTGATTTTAAATACGCGCCGCAGCACGCGGCCTATCTGGTCAAAAATCTCGATCTGCCGGGCTTTACTCCGGCGCAGAAAAAGCTGCTGGCCACGCTGGTGCTCAATCAGACCAACACCATCGATCTGCCGTCGCTGCATCAGCAAAACGCCGTGCCGCCGAGGGTGGCGGAACATCTTTGTCGGCTGCTGCGTCTGGCAATCCTCTTCGCCAGCCGCCGCCGCGACGATTTGCTGCCCGAGGTTTCGCTCAGCGCCCGCGGCGAAACGCTGACGATGCAGCTGCCGCAAGGCTGGCTGGAGGAACACCCGCTCGGCACCGAGATGGTCGAGCAGGAAAGCCAGTGGCAAAGCTACGTTCACTGGCCGCTGGACATCGCCGCCCCCTCTGCCTGA